A single region of the Lotus japonicus ecotype B-129 chromosome 4, LjGifu_v1.2 genome encodes:
- the LOC130715667 gene encoding GATA transcription factor 21: MIPAHRPSVSPSLMPLDLNQDDQNHDELFSPNHLVASSSFSSISYPILFNPPDQDQEGSYCWEPKHSPNEEEDEKIIIPSSGSWDNSAAEKHGSSSKHKLRVWKREERDGENLEEAHEDGSLSVKWMSSKMRIMRKMIVPDQRGTSYAVAENTMQRFEDQKLPLSPVGTDNSSNNYSNQSFNTVRVCADCNTTKTPLWRSGPRGPKSLCNACGIRQRKARRAMAAAAAAASGDGTILVTAESSVKNRNKLVKKKDKTKVESAPPVAQIKKKHRANKPSQSKKKFGFEDLTLSLSKNLASLQQVFPQDEKEAAILLMALSYGLVHG; this comes from the exons ATGATACCAGCTCACCGCCCTTCAGTGTCACCCTCTCTCATGCCTCTTGATCTTAATCAAGATGATCAAAACCATGATGAGCTTTTCAGCCCAAACCATCTTGTAGcctcttcttcattttcttctattTCATATCCTATCCTCTTCAACCCACCTGATCAAGATCAAGAAGGATCATACTGCTGGGAACCCAAGCACTCACCAAATGAGGAAGAG GACGAGAAGATTATTATTCCTTCTAGCGGATCATGGGATAATTCAGCTGCAGAGAAGCATGGCAGCAGCAGCAAACATAAGCTGAGAGTTTGGAAAAGAGAAGAAAGGGATGGTGAAAATCTTGAAGAAGCTCATGAGGATGGTTCTTTATCAGTGAAGTGGATGTCTTCAAAGATGagaattatgaggaagatgattgtTCCTGATCAAAGGGGAACTTCTTATGCTGTAGCTGAAAACACTATGCAGAGATTTGAAGATCAAAAGCTACCATTGTCACCTGTTGGAACTGACAATAGCAGCAACAATTATTCAAACCAAAGTTTTAACACTGTTAGGGTTTGTGCTGATTGCAACACCACTAAGACACCTCTCTGGAGAAGTGGACCAAGAGGCCCCAAG TCTCTTTGCAACGCATGTGGGATCAGACAAAGGAAGGCAAGACGTGCCATGGCGGCGGCTGCTGCAGCTGCATCGGGAGACGGTACGATTCTCGTGACAGCTGAGTCATCTGTGAAGAACAGAAACaagttggtgaagaagaaagacaagaccAAAGTTGAGTCTGCACCACCGGTAGCCCAGATAAAAAAGAAGCACAGAGCTAATAAGCCATCTCAAAGTAAAAAGAAGTTCGGTTTTGAGGATTTGACATTAAGCTTGAGCAAGAACTTGGCTTCTCTCCAACAAGTTTTCCCTCAGGATGAGAAGGAGGCAGCGATATTGCTCATGGCTTTGTCTTATGGCTTAGTTCATGGATGA
- the LOC130713230 gene encoding protein FAR1-RELATED SEQUENCE 5-like, with translation MKASDLAGSGFEKGIRGGMDLSDEENSIQGNDEMTTDDGTQYGSDYNEEDQYSDYDQPDMNESPYSDSDSSNLSDHFYGYGDEMNSDAEEDDNADVEDINVSLPNAVQGMVKIDNLQDILGIDLKQLVPLDLMNYEFLDSEVAYLFYHWYGRVNGFAVRKSRKIHNKEGLLIQRNFVCHKEGLREDRGLTMDKRQREPRSDFRCGCTAKFRVHVDTSNGRWYAKLFTDVHNHVLEEDKMCGMIAAHRKMNESDILHMNNMSRAGVSTPHIHNTFANQTGGFQKVRFSKENMYNVQGRQRRKKKKDEPSKSDAEFAISYIRGMGSKDPLLYCRHIANEDGNLDRLFWSDGISQLNYQIFGDVVAFDATYGKNRYKCPFVVFCGVNHHNKSTIFATALVSNEKIETYVWLLERFLEAMKGKAPMSVITDGDRAMKAAIKQVYPNAHHRLCAWHILDNARKHVHIPEFITELRKCMFTEFDVSEFEDQWAAIVAKFRLEENVWVQELYERRMMWAAAHMRGRFFAGFRTTSRCEALHSQIGKFVKKRYNLTEFVQHFHRCLNYLRYKEIESDFNSSYGKIVPKTKVRDLEKSAAAQFTKGVFLKFRMVLERLGTMIVLDFEENMTCTNYIVTNYPAKDKTWHVSYHESTVQFTCSCYKMETHGLPCDHLVAVLVYLGIREMPKCLVLDRWTKSAKHGIRAAFNDDTLYWDSHNLCQYSSMVDHCHYMCNLSLVNDEEIHETRAMIAKRVQFLKLKYEFSAPPNGAVGGVGSVRLGNPTPAVRDDITRPSKAKGRRPNKCSRCKVAGHNKKSCPQGLTGGRHGVGTSHAGTSNNHPGNENLFVAGFVDYGGLSEED, from the exons ATGAAAGCTTCTGATCTTGCTG GGAGTGGTTTTGAAAAGGGCATTAGAGGAGGAATGGATTTGAGTGATGAAGAAAATTCAATTCAG GGCAATGATGAAATGACAACTGATGATGGTACACAGTACGGGTCAGATTATAATGAAGAGGATCAATACTCAGATTATGACCAGCCTGATATGAATGAGTCACCATACAGTGATTCAGATTCCTCAAATTTGTCAGACCATTTCTATGGTTATGGAGATGAGATGAACAGTGATGCTGAAGAAGATGATAACGCCGATGTTGAGGACATAAATGTGTCATTGCCTAATGCTGTTCAAGGTATGGTGAAGATTGATAACTTGCAAGATATACTTGGCATTGATCTAAAACAGTTGGTTCCCCTTGACTTGATGAATTATGAGTTTCTGGATAGTGAGGTGGCTTATCTTTTCTACCACTGGTATGGACGAGTAAATGGGTTTGCCGTGAGGAAAAGCAGAAAGATTCACAACAAGGAGGGATTACTTATACAGCGCAATTTCGTTTGTCATAAAGAAGGCTTGCGTGAAGACAGGGGTTTGACTATGGATAAGCGTCAGCGTGAACCAAGGTCAGATTTCAGGTGTGGGTGCACGGCGAAATTCCGGGTACATGTGGATACTTCAAATGGTCGGTGGTATGCAAAACTGTTTACCGATGTGCATAATCATGTGTTGGAAGAGGATAAAATGTGTGGCATGATAGCAGCCCACAGGAAAATGAATGAGTCAGATATTCTGCATATGAACAACATGTCACGGGCTGGTGTAAGTACTCCTCATATCCACAACACATTTGCCAACCAAACTGGGGGATTTCAAAAGGTTAGATTTTCGAAAGAAAATATGTACAATGTTCAAGGAAGACagaggagaaagaagaagaaggatgagCCATCGAAAAGTGATGCGGAATTTGCAATAAGTTATATTCGTGGGATGGGAAGCAAAGATCCATTACTGTATTGTCggcacattgctaatgaagatGGAAATCTTGATCGCCTTTTCTGGAGTGATGGGATAAGTCAGCTAAACTATCAAATATTTGGTGATGTTGTCGCCTTTGATGCCACGTATGGAAAGAATCGATACAAATGCCCCTTTGTTGTATTTTGTGGAGTCAATCATCACAACAAAAGCACAATTTTTGCTACTGCTCTGGTTTCGAATGAGAAGATAGAAACGTATGTGTGGTTACTTGAGAGGTTTTTAGAAGCTatgaaaggaaaagcacctatGTCTGTTATTACTGATGGTGACAGAGCAATGAAAGCGGCCATAAAGCAAGTGTATCCAAATGCCCACCATAGATTATGTGCATGGCACATCCTTGATAATGCTAGAAAACATGTGCATATACCTGAATTCATTACTGAGCTAAGGAAATGCATGTTTACGGAGTTTGATGTGTCTGAGTTTGAAGATCAATGGGCTGCGATTGTTGCAAAGTTTAGGCTTGAAGAAAATGTTTGGGTTCAGGAATTATATGAAAGGAGGATGATGTGGGCTGCCGCACACATGAGGGGTCGGTTCTTTGCTGGATTTAGGACAACATCCCGATGTGAAGCATTGCATTCTCAGATTGGTAAGTTTGTGAAAAAGCGTTATAACCTTACTGAATTTGTACAGCACTTTCATCGTTGTTTGAACTATCTGCGGTATAAGGAAATAGAGTCTGACTTTAACTCTTCGTATGGGAAAATTGTGCCGAAAACAAAAGTTAGAGACTTAGAGAAGTCTGCTGCAGCCCAGTTTACTAAGGgtgtatttttaaaattcaggaTGGTACTTGAAAGGCTTGGAACAATGATTGTGTTAGACTTTGAGGAAAATATGACATGCACAAATTACATAGTGACAAACTATCCTGCAAAGGACAAAACTTGGCATGTGTCATATCATGAATCCACCGTTCAATTTACTTGTTCATGTTATAAGATGGAGACCCATGGGCTTCCCTGTGATCATCTAGTTGCTGTGCTGGTGTATTTGGGTATTAGGGAAATGCCCAAGTGTCTGGTGCTTGATAGGTGGACCAAATCTGCAAAGCATGGAATTCGGGCTGCATTTAATGATGACACATTGTATTGGGATTCTCACAATTTGTGTCAATACTCGTCTATGGTGGATCATTGTCACTATATGTGCAATTTATCTCTAGTAAATGATGAAGAGATTCATGAGACCCGAGCCATGATTGCTAAGCGtgttcaatttttaaaattgaagtaTGAATTTTCAGCTCCTCCTAATGGTGCTGTTGGCGGGGTGGGTTCTGTCCGGCTGGGCAACCCTACACCAGCTGTTAGAGATGATATTACACGCCCGTCAAAGGCGAAAGGCAGGCGCCCGAATAAATGTAGTCGATGTAAGGTGGCTGGACACAACAAAAAGTCATGTCCTCAAGGCCTGACTGGCGGTCGTCATGGTGTTGGCACTTCCCATGCTGGGACATCTAATAATCATCCTGGCAATGAG AATTTATTTGTTGCGGGTTTTGTTGATTATGGTGGTTTGTCAGAGGAAGATTAA
- the LOC130715542 gene encoding beta-galactosidase-like → MGSQDLMESLLRGKLSILLLFLWVCAATGSVTYDHKAILVNGQRRILISGSIHYPRSTPQMWPDLIQKAKEGGLDVIQTYVFWNGHEPSPGKYYFEDRYDLVKFIKLVQQAGLYVHLRIGPYICAEWNFGGFPVWLKYVPGIVFRTDNEPFKAAMQNFIEKIVSMMKAERLFQTQGGPIILSQIENEFGPMETSIGAPAIAYTKWAAQMAVGLNTGVPWIMCKQEDAPDPVINTCNGFYCENFTPNKNYKPKMWTENWTGWFTEFGGAVPRRPAQDLAFSVARFVQNGGSFVNYYMYHGGTNFGRTSSGRFKATSYDFDAPIDEYGLLNEPKWGHLRDLHKAIKLCEPALLSVDPTVSWPGNNLEVHVFKEKSGACAAFLANYDTKSSATLTFGNGKYDLPPWSISILPDCKTAVFNTARLGSQSSEMKMIAVNSGFSWQSYNEEPASSSVDDQITAYSLWEQINVTRDSTDYLWYMTDVNINPNEGFIKTGQSPLLTVMSAGHVLHVFINSQHSGTVYGASSSPKLTFSDRVNLRVGNNKISLLSVAVGLPNGDLHFETWNVGVLGPVTLDGLNEGIRDLSRQKWSYKIGLKGETLNLHTISGSASVEWVQGSLIAKNQPLTWYKTTFNTPAGNDPWALDMSSMGKGQVWINGHSIGRHWPGYIANGECGECYYAGTYTKTKCRTNCGEPSQRWYHVPRSWLNPSENYLVVFEEFGGDPAGISLVKRTTASVCADIYETLMTGQMLDSGNVNTKAHLLCPPGKKISHIKFASYGLPQGNCGNFQEGKCHAHKSYNAPQRSCIGKQTCMVTVAPEVFGGDPCPGFAKKFSVEALCS, encoded by the exons ATGGGTTCCCAGGACTTGATGGAGAGTTTACTGAGGGGAAAGTTATCTATTCTGCTGCTATTTTTGTGGGTTTGTGCAGCCACTGGCTCAGTGACATATGATCACAAAGCCATTCTTGTCAATGGGCAGAGAAGAATTTTGATCTCTGGCTCCATTCACTATCCAAGAAGCACACCTCAG ATGTGGCCAGACCTTATTCAAAAAGCCAAAGAGGGAGGGTTAGATGTTATACAAACCTATGTATTTTGGAATGGACATGAGCCTTCTCCAGGAAAG tACTATTTCGAGGATAGGTACGACTTAGTCAAGTTCATAAAGCTTGTGCAGCAAGCTGGCCTTTATGTTCATCTCCGCATTGGTCCCTACATTTGTGCTGAGTGGAACTTTGG GGGATTTCCTGTTTGGCTCAAGTATGTTCCGGGTATTGTTTTCAGAACAGACAATGAGCCTTTTAAG gcaGCAATGCAAAATTTTATTGAGAAGATTGTCAGCATGATGAAGGCAGAGAGATTGTTTCAGACACAAGGAGGTCCAATAATTTTGTCCCAG ATAGAGAACGAGTTTGGACCAATGGAGACGTCCATTGGTGCTCCTGCAATAGCTTACACGAAATGGGCTGCTCAAATGGCTGTAGGATTAAATACTGGAGTCCCATGGATTATGTGCAAGCAAGAAGATGCTCCTGATCCTGTT ATTAACACCTGCAATGGGTTCTACTGCGAAAATTTCACCCCAAACAAGAACTACAAACCCAAAATGTGGACTGAAAACTGGACTGGCTG GTTCACTGAGTTTGGTGGTGCGGTCCCTCGTAGGCCAGCACAAGACTTGGCATTCTCAGTTGCGAGATTCGTACAGAATGGGGGCTCATTTGTTAACTACTATATG TATCATGGAGGAACTAACTTTGGCCGAACATCAAGTGGTCGCTTCAAAGCCACAAGCTATGACTTTGATGCCCCAATTGATGAATATG GACTTCTTAACGAACCAAAATGGGGGCATCTGAGAGATTTACacaaagcaataaaactatgtGAACCAGCTTTGTTGTCTGTAGATCCCACGGTGTCCTGGCCTGGAAATAACCTTGAG GTACATGTGTTCAAGGAAAAATCGGGTGCTTGTGCTGCATTCCTTGCAAATTACGACACCAAATCTTCCGCAACACTTACATTTGGAAATGGAAAATATGACTTACCACCTTGGTCTATCAGCATTCTTCCTGACTGCAAAACTGCAGTTTTCAACACTGCAAGG cTTGGTTCTCAAAGCTCCgagatgaagatgattgctGTAAACAGTGGATTTTCCTGGCAGTCATACAATGAAGAACCAGCATCATCCAGTGTAGATGATCAAATCACAGCATATTCACTATGGGAGCAGATTAATGTCACTCGAGATTCAACAGATTATTTGTGGTATATGACAGA TGTCAATATTAATCCCAATGAAGGTTTTATAAAGACTGGACAATCCCCTCTTCTTACTGTAATGTCTGCAGGGCATGTTTTGCATGTTTTCATTAATAGTCAACATTCAG GAACTGTGTACGGGGCATCGAGTTCTCCAAAATTAACATTTAGTGACAGGGTTAACCTGAGAGTTGGAAATAACAAGATTTCTTTACTTAGTGTTGCTGTGGGTCTCCCG AATGGTGACCTGCACTTTGAGACATGGAATGTTGGCGTGTTAGGCCCGGTCACACTTGATGGTCTAAATGAGGGAATTAGAGACTTGTCGCGGCAGAAATGGTCCTACAAG ATTGGTCTAAAGGGAGAAACATTAAACCTTCACACTATAAGTGGGAGTGCCTCTGTTGAATGGGTACAAGGATCATTAATAGCTAAAAATCAACCTTTGACATGGTACAAG ACAACTTTTAACACACCAGCAGGCAATGATCCATGGGCTCTAGATATGAGTAGTATGGGAAAGGGTCAAGTATGGATAAATGGTCATAGCATTGGACGCCATTGGCCTGGATATATAGCAAATGGTGAATGTGGGGAATGTTATTATGCTGGAACCTATACTAAAACAAAATGCAGGACAAATTGTGGAGAACCCTCCCAGAGATG GTACCATGTTCCTCGGTCGTGGCTGAACCCAAGTGAGAACTATCTGGTTGTGTTTGAAGAATTTGGAGGCGATCCTGCAGGAATTTCTCTAGTGAAAAGAACAACGGCAAGCGTTTGTGCTGATATATATGAAACTCTAATGACTGGACAGATGCTAGACTCTGGAAATGTTAATACCAAAGCTCACTTGTTGTGTCCACCTGGGAAAAAAATCTCACATATCAAATTTGCAAGCTATGGATTGCCACAGGGAAATTGTGGTAATTTTCAAGAGGGGAAATGTCATGCTCACAAATCATATAATGCTCCTCAAAGG AGCTGCATTGGCAAGCAAACTTGCATGGTAACTGTAGCTCCTGAAGTTTTTGGGGGAGACCCATGTCCCGGATTTGCAAAGAAATTCTCAGTTGAGGCCCTATGCAGCTAG